The proteins below are encoded in one region of Cohaesibacter intestini:
- a CDS encoding SOS response-associated peptidase, with protein sequence MCGRFTLQKSWSEIHQMYNLVRPEDVNRNVPARFNIAPTQDILFVANLAHEHLLLEGRWWLVPHWAKEVQSRYPTFNARSEEVMNKPSFRDAFKRGRCLIPADGYYEWTTNPQDKKKDPHLLHLPDFEPFSFAGLFALNERLDLLSCTILTAPAVPEIKSIHPRMPVILKQEAYEAWLDPFRSVEEAQATLSEHRDSELIHYRVDRAVGNSKAEGEQLIEPVHAQTSLF encoded by the coding sequence ATGTGTGGACGCTTCACGTTGCAAAAATCATGGTCTGAAATCCACCAGATGTATAATCTGGTTCGGCCTGAAGACGTGAACCGCAATGTCCCTGCCCGCTTCAATATTGCACCGACACAAGATATCCTGTTCGTCGCCAATCTGGCCCATGAGCATCTTTTGCTGGAGGGGCGCTGGTGGCTGGTGCCTCACTGGGCCAAAGAGGTGCAGAGTCGCTACCCCACCTTCAATGCCCGATCGGAGGAGGTGATGAACAAGCCCTCCTTCCGCGATGCCTTCAAACGCGGCAGATGCCTTATTCCGGCCGATGGCTATTATGAATGGACCACCAATCCGCAAGATAAGAAGAAAGACCCGCATCTGCTGCATTTGCCCGATTTCGAACCTTTTTCCTTTGCCGGACTGTTTGCCTTAAATGAGCGACTGGACCTGCTCAGTTGCACAATTCTGACGGCTCCTGCAGTGCCCGAAATCAAATCCATCCATCCAAGGATGCCAGTGATCCTCAAGCAAGAGGCCTATGAGGCCTGGCTTGATCCTTTCCGGTCCGTGGAGGAGGCTCAAGCCACCTTGTCCGAGCATCGCGACAGCGAATTGATCCATTATCGGGTCGACCGGGCCGTGGGCAACAGCAAGGCCGAGGGTGAACAGCTGATCGAGCCGGTGCATGCCCAGACCTCCCTTTTCTGA
- a CDS encoding MFS transporter encodes MTKMIAPVASLLFSVALLLIGHGLQSTIIPLASRILDFGELMIGLGASAYFLGFVMGAIITPHVVVRAGHIRGFAVMVSSMSAAALLHPLVEDAEAWILFRFITGFCISGLYLIIESWLNEFADNSNRGLIMSIYIVVNYAAFTSGQLMATLTPPSGFLLFVVASIIISVAVMPVAMTKAAQPAPIAIVKLELGKVFRTSQAAIISAFIIGMVAGSHLTFAPLYAIDKGYDPLTQAPVFAAMLGLGGMLSQWPLGRFSDRVDRRLVLLMISIVGVISSIGITLLEDVDFIVFLMVGALIGAVTQPAYSLAAAHGYDHASENGYLRMAAGLLVAFGAGSSLGPFLTALLMQNLSPDALFLFPGCLLAFLAFYLWQRILRKDAVGDDQKEDFDMAATSASVGAVVAPELPSEEDRYVVVPDDWEGGETSEDEADSPEAAAEVLSDETVGDDSESEPATKKSFDPVI; translated from the coding sequence ATGACCAAGATGATTGCTCCGGTCGCGTCTCTGTTATTTTCTGTTGCCTTGCTGTTGATTGGCCACGGGCTACAAAGCACGATCATTCCGCTTGCCTCGCGTATTTTGGATTTTGGCGAGTTGATGATCGGTCTGGGTGCCTCGGCCTACTTTCTTGGTTTCGTCATGGGCGCCATCATCACTCCGCATGTGGTGGTGCGTGCCGGCCATATCCGTGGCTTTGCTGTCATGGTGTCCTCGATGTCAGCGGCAGCTCTGCTGCACCCTTTGGTGGAAGATGCCGAGGCCTGGATCCTGTTTCGCTTCATCACCGGCTTCTGCATTTCCGGACTCTATCTGATCATCGAAAGCTGGTTGAATGAGTTCGCCGATAATTCCAATCGTGGCCTGATCATGTCGATCTATATTGTGGTCAACTATGCTGCATTCACGTCCGGTCAGTTGATGGCAACCCTGACACCACCAAGCGGTTTTTTGCTGTTCGTGGTGGCCTCGATCATCATTTCCGTGGCCGTGATGCCCGTTGCCATGACCAAGGCGGCCCAACCAGCCCCGATTGCCATCGTCAAGCTCGAATTGGGCAAGGTGTTCCGAACCTCGCAAGCCGCAATCATTTCGGCCTTCATCATCGGCATGGTGGCAGGCTCGCATTTGACCTTCGCCCCTCTATATGCCATCGACAAGGGGTATGATCCCCTGACGCAGGCCCCGGTATTTGCGGCCATGCTTGGCCTTGGCGGGATGTTGAGCCAGTGGCCTCTGGGGCGTTTTTCTGATCGCGTCGACCGTCGTCTGGTCTTGTTGATGATCAGCATTGTCGGCGTTATCAGTTCCATCGGCATCACCTTGCTTGAGGATGTCGATTTCATCGTCTTCCTGATGGTTGGTGCCTTGATCGGCGCAGTGACCCAGCCGGCTTATTCGCTGGCCGCCGCCCACGGCTATGACCATGCCAGCGAAAACGGCTATCTGCGTATGGCCGCAGGGTTGCTTGTTGCATTTGGGGCAGGCTCGTCTCTGGGCCCATTCCTGACCGCACTTTTGATGCAGAATTTGAGCCCGGATGCGCTCTTCCTCTTCCCCGGCTGCCTGTTGGCCTTTCTCGCCTTTTATCTTTGGCAGCGAATCCTGCGCAAGGATGCTGTGGGCGACGATCAGAAGGAAGACTTCGACATGGCTGCAACATCGGCCTCTGTGGGTGCCGTCGTGGCGCCGGAACTGCCATCGGAAGAGGACCGGTATGTGGTCGTGCCCGATGACTGGGAAGGCGGTGAGACGTCAGAGGACGAGGCCGATTCCCCGGAGGCTGCAGCAGAGGTTCTATCGGATGAGACCGTTGGGGACGATAGCGAGTCGGAACCCGCTACCAAGAAGAGTTTTGATCCGGTTATATAG
- a CDS encoding acyl-CoA thioesterase, whose translation MYPVSRLLLAILEAKRGQKKQSLAFDAVSEISFRCRPWDLDMFMEMNNGRVLTLYDLGRFDLSIRCGLMDVLKRQKWGLAVAGSSVRYRKRVRLLDKVTMRSQVVGMDERWFYIAQSMWVAGEPTSSVLLRTCITARGRSIPTAEVRTAIGAPDWQLAIPDWVTSWNEADKIRPWPPAP comes from the coding sequence ATGTATCCCGTCAGCCGGTTGCTGCTTGCCATCCTCGAAGCCAAACGCGGTCAGAAAAAACAATCTCTGGCCTTCGACGCTGTGAGTGAAATTTCTTTCCGCTGCCGCCCGTGGGACCTCGACATGTTCATGGAAATGAACAATGGCCGCGTTTTGACGCTCTATGATCTGGGGCGTTTTGATCTTTCCATCCGCTGTGGCCTGATGGATGTGCTCAAACGGCAAAAGTGGGGCCTTGCGGTTGCGGGTAGTTCCGTGCGCTATCGCAAACGGGTGCGGCTGCTCGACAAGGTGACTATGCGCAGTCAGGTTGTCGGCATGGATGAGCGCTGGTTCTATATTGCCCAAAGCATGTGGGTGGCAGGGGAGCCGACGTCGTCGGTTTTGTTGCGCACCTGTATCACCGCTCGGGGTCGCTCCATTCCAACCGCTGAGGTTCGCACGGCGATTGGCGCACCGGACTGGCAACTTGCCATCCCCGACTGGGTCACCAGTTGGAATGAAGCCGACAAGATCCGGCCATGGCCTCCTGCGCCGTAA